The sequence ATCGGATTGCCCATCGACGCGATCTGCTGGACGCTCGGGGAAAGCTTTTCCCGGATCGCCCCCTGCGCCGCCTCGTCGAGGGCCGGGACAACGAGCCCGCGCGCCTCGCAGGTGTCGACCGCCACGGCGCCGTGTCCGCCGCTCGCCGTGACGATCGCCACGCGCGGGCCGACGGAACGATGGTAGGCGCTGAGCGATTCGCAGAAGGAGACCATCTCGTACTCGTCGATCGCCTCCACGATCCCGTGCTGGCGGAGCACCGAGGAGAAGACCCGGTAATCGCCGGCGATCGAGGCGGTGTGGCTCGAGACGGCCCGCGTGCCGCTCGCGCTCTTGCCCGCCTTCATCACGATCACCGGCTTCGGGCATTCGGCGGCGGCCTGCACGAATTCGCGCCCCTCCCCTTCGCCGAATCCCTCTATATAGAAGGCGATCACGCCGGTGCGATCGTCGGCGGCGAAGAACTCGAGGAGGTCGCGCTCGCGCACCAGCGCCTTGTTGCCGATGCTGATCGCGCGTGAGAGCCCCACTCCCTGCCGCTTGAACTTGACCATCTGGTCGACGAGGATCCCGCCGCTCTGGCTCACGATGGCCACCTTCCCCGCATCCGGCGTCACCATCCGCTCGAGGGGCAGGAAGAAGGTGTCGACGTCGCCCCAGGAATAGATCCCGAGGCAGTTCGGCCCGATCAGCGGGAACGACGCGTCCCGCGCCTTCGCGACGAGGCGCTCCTGCAGCGCGCGGTTGCCGCTCTCGGCGAATCCTCCCGAGATGACGGCCGCGGCCTTCACGCCGCTCTCGATGCACTCGTCGACGACCGCCGGCACGTGTTCGGCGCGAACGGCGACGACGGCGAGATCGATCTCGCCCGGGATCTCGGAGACGGATGTGAAGATGCGCTGCTTGTGATAGATGCCGCCCTTCGGGTTCACCGCGAAGACGGTGACCGGGTAGCGGAAATAGTTCTTGTTGTAGACGACGTTCGCCGGGTGGCGCTCGTTCGAGAGCGATACGCCGACGACCGCCATCGTCTTCGGTTCGAAGAGTGTTCTGTGGAGCACCGCGTCCTCCCCGGCGCGTCGGGCGCTCATTCGCCCGCCCGAAGGGTAACATCATCGTGGAAAGCGTGCCACCGAAAAATCGCCTCCCGCATCTCCCTCCCCCTCCGCAACTTCCTGCCGCCCTCGTCGTATTCCCAATCGAGCGGTCCCGGCGCGCTGCGCCGGCGGCATCGGGGAGTGCAGGTGAACAGACGGGGAGGTCGCCCATGCGGATCGCATCGATCGTCGCTCTCGTGATAATCATCGCCGTTCCGGCGAGTGTGCTGGACTGCGGAGACACGGGGACCCCCGACACCCGGATCGAGGCCGTGCGAGGGGGCCTGTCCGTCTTTCCCCGGTACGTCGCCGGCGATCCCGCTTCCTTCGCGTCCCTCGAGGACCGGATGGCCGCGCTTCACGTGCCCGGCGCGCAGATCGCCGTCATCGAGAACTGGCGGATCGACTGGTCCGCCGGCTTCGGCCTCCGCGAGGCCGGTTCGCCGGCCGGCGTCACGGCCGACACCCCCTTCCAGGCCGCGTCGATCTCCAAGCCGGTCGCGGCGGCCACCGCGCTCGCCCTCGTGAGATCCGGCCGCCTCGACCTCGACAGCCCCGTCGACCGCTACCTGCGGTCGTGGAGGATCCCGCCCGGCGACGGGTTTGCCGCCGACGAAGTCACGCTCCGGCGCCTGCTCGGCCACACGGCGGGAACGACCGTCGGGGGATTCCCCGGCTACGCTGCGGGCGCCCCCCTCCCCTCGCTCATCCAGGTGCTCGACGGCGACTCGCCGGCGAACACGCCGCCCGTCAAACTCGCCCGCGCGCCGGGGACGGAGATCTCCTATTCGGGCGGCGGCTACGTCATCGTCCAGCTCCTGATCGAGGACGTCACCCGGACCCCCTTCTACGAGGTGGCCAAAGCGCTCATCCTCGACGAGACGGGCATGCGCAACTCCTCGTTCCGGCAACCCCCCGATCCCGGGATCGCGGCGACGGCGGCCTCCGGACACGACGAGGAGGGACGGCCGATCCCCGGCCGCTGGCACGTCTATCCGGAAGCGGCGGCCGCGGGCCTCTGGACGACCGCCGCCGACGTCGCCGCCTTCGCGATCGAGATCGGACGCGCCGCACGGGGCAAATCGAGACTCGTGCTCGACCGGGAGCTCGCCGGGGACATGCTGCGCCGCCAGGAAATCGGCGACCGCGCCGAACCGTACGGGCTCGGCCTCGCGATCGAGGGCGAGGGGCGCGGGCTGCGCGTCTCGCATTCGGGCGTGAACCGTGGATACCGCGCGCTTTTCGTCCTCTACCCGGCGACGGGACAGGGCGCGGTCGTCATGACGAACGGCGCGGCGGGCATGACCCTCGCGGTCGAGATCGTGCGCGCCGTCGCCCGCGTCTACGGCTGGCCGTCGGACGCCCCCGCGGAGGTGCGGACCGTCCGCCTCGCCGAAACCGATCTCGACCGGCTCGCCGGGAAATACGGGATCGACGGCCTGCCGGGATCCGTCGTCGAGATCGCGCGCGCCGGCGATCATCTCGCCCTGTCGGGGCCAGGGATCTCCCTGACCCTCCACCCCGTCTCCGAATCGCGGTTCGCCGCGATCGAGGAACGCGTCGACCTGCTGTTCGAGACGGGCGCCGGCGGGGCCGTCTCCTTCCGGGCGATCGGCGGGGAGATCCCGCCTCTCACGGGCCGGCGGATACCGTGATGCCGGCACGCAGCCGGAGCGGTTCCATTTCCCGCTTGCATCGCCCTCGGGCTCTGCGATACACTCGCGCCGTTCCCGGACGAGTGTGACGCGGAGACGCCGCCGGGAATACGACGACCGCGGCGCCTCCACCCCTTTTCAGAAAGAACGATCCGATGCGAAGGGCGCTGATCCTGGTGCTGTGCGTTGCGGCACTCGTCTCGACGCCGGCCGCCAGACCCTTCAATACGCCGACCGTGGACGGATCGATCGCCGTCGCCCCCGACGACTGGGACGGCAGCGATCTCGCCGTCGACGACCCGACGGGCGAATCCCCCTGGGGGCCGAACGACATCGACGACCTCTGGACGACCTTCGACGAAGGCTACCTCTACATCGGCGTCCGCTACCAGGTGAGCGACAACGGGATGCTCGTCCTCCTCGACATGGGGACCGGCGTCGGCGCCGCCGACATCAACGGCCTCGACTGGTATCCCCGCAACTTCAACTTCCCCGATTCCCTCCTCGGCGAGTTCATCATCGCCGGCTGGAACGGAAGCGGCCCCGAGGTCAGGCGCATCCTCGACTCGTCGACGACGGAGGACGTGACCGCATCCTGCCTCGTCGCCACGACGAGCGACGGCGGCTGGTTCGAATCGGAGATCGCCATCCCCTGGGAGACGATCTACGGGCTCGGCGCGGGGAACGTCGTGCCGGACGCGGTCGCGAGGATGGTGGCCCTCATCGTCGGCGGCGACAACTGGAACGGCCCGGACTCCGCGCCGGACAACGCCGGGATGGACGGCTCGGGATCGCCGACGACCCTCTTCAACATGTATCGTCTCGTCGTCGACGGCAACGGCGACGGCGCGCCCGACGGATTCACCGGACGGCTCGCCGGCTCGGTCCTCTACGAGGACGCCGGCGACCTGACGACCGTCGCGACGGTGCGCGCCTACGACGAATCGACCGGGCGACTCGCCGGCGAGGCGCTGACGGCGCCGGGCGGCGGCGCCTGGGAGATTTCCAAGCTCGCC comes from Candidatus Krumholzibacteriota bacterium and encodes:
- a CDS encoding CoA-binding protein, giving the protein MLHRTLFEPKTMAVVGVSLSNERHPANVVYNKNYFRYPVTVFAVNPKGGIYHKQRIFTSVSEIPGEIDLAVVAVRAEHVPAVVDECIESGVKAAAVISGGFAESGNRALQERLVAKARDASFPLIGPNCLGIYSWGDVDTFFLPLERMVTPDAGKVAIVSQSGGILVDQMVKFKRQGVGLSRAISIGNKALVRERDLLEFFAADDRTGVIAFYIEGFGEGEGREFVQAAAECPKPVIVMKAGKSASGTRAVSSHTASIAGDYRVFSSVLRQHGIVEAIDEYEMVSFCESLSAYHRSVGPRVAIVTASGGHGAVAVDTCEARGLVVPALDEAAQGAIREKLSPSVQQIASMGNPIDLTGSATDDDFVAAAAELSERNDIDCIIMLLLPYIPLVTSDVGARVSQLVRGEGTPIVAYVPHVEKYQMIIEGFQLNNVPVSTSIEGAVLMVEAMRRCRQC
- a CDS encoding beta-lactamase family protein, with product MRIASIVALVIIIAVPASVLDCGDTGTPDTRIEAVRGGLSVFPRYVAGDPASFASLEDRMAALHVPGAQIAVIENWRIDWSAGFGLREAGSPAGVTADTPFQAASISKPVAAATALALVRSGRLDLDSPVDRYLRSWRIPPGDGFAADEVTLRRLLGHTAGTTVGGFPGYAAGAPLPSLIQVLDGDSPANTPPVKLARAPGTEISYSGGGYVIVQLLIEDVTRTPFYEVAKALILDETGMRNSSFRQPPDPGIAATAASGHDEEGRPIPGRWHVYPEAAAAGLWTTAADVAAFAIEIGRAARGKSRLVLDRELAGDMLRRQEIGDRAEPYGLGLAIEGEGRGLRVSHSGVNRGYRALFVLYPATGQGAVVMTNGAAGMTLAVEIVRAVARVYGWPSDAPAEVRTVRLAETDLDRLAGKYGIDGLPGSVVEIARAGDHLALSGPGISLTLHPVSESRFAAIEERVDLLFETGAGGAVSFRAIGGEIPPLTGRRIP